Within the Bremerella sp. JC817 genome, the region GCCGGCTCGTAACGGTGGCGGATTTCAAGGCCGCAGTGGCGATCTGCAGAAGCAATTGCTGGCCGCTCGTGGTGGTTCGCCGGCAACGGAAGATGCGGTCGAGCGAGCGCTGCGCTGGATTGCGGCACATCAGCTTCCGGACGGATCTTGGAGCTTCAATCACCATGAAGTCGAAGTCGGGAAGCTCAGTCCGAACCCGGGCGAATCGCTCACCAAGACCGGGGCCACTGGGCTCGCCTTGTTGCCGTTCCTGGGGAAGGGCTATACCCACATGAACGAGAACCCCTATCGAGATCATATCGAACGGGGGCTCTATTACTTGAAGGCGAATCAGATCGTCGGGCCGAATGGTGGTGACCTGCAAGATGGTTCGATGTACGGGCATGGTCTGGCGACGCTCGCTTTGTGCGAAGCGTATGCGATGACCGAAGATCCTTCGCTGCTGCCTGATGCCTCGCAGGCAATTCGCTTCATCGAGTATGCCCAGCATAATCAAGGTGGCTGGCGATATATTCCCAAGCAGCCCGGCGATATCAGCGTGTTCGGCTGGCAATTGATGGCCCTGAAGAGCGGTCTGCTCGGCGGTATCAAAGTCGATAGCTCGACGATCGGTATGGCGGAGTTCTGGCTAGATAGTGTCCAGTTGGCGGACGGGGCATATTACGGATATCAGGCACCTGGCAAGTTGCCATCGACCACGTCGATCGGCCTGTTGAGCCGAATGTATCTAGGGTGGTCGAAGGACGACCCGCGGATGCATAAGGGGGTCGACTTCCTGTCGGATGAAGGGCCGTCGAAGCTCGACATGTACTACAACTATTACGCGACCAATGTGCTTTGCCACTATGGCGGACCGCAGTGGGAAGGCTGGAACGACGAGCTCAAGGCGTATCTGATCAAGACGCAATCGAGGAAGGGCTTCACGACTGGAAGCTGGTACTTCGAGGAAAAGCATTCCAAGGTGGGTGGGCGGTTGTATGTGACTTGCCTGGCGGCGATGATCCTGGAGGTCTATTACCGCCACATGCCTTTGTACTCGGAAAAGTCGCTTGACTTCACTTTCTAACGATCCGTCCTCGTTTTGGTACTCTGCCATTCTGCCGGTGATTGATTTGCAGTTTGGTTGCGCAGTCCGAGGTTTCGCCGGGCGTCGCAACGAGTATATGCCGGTCATGTCGCCGCACTTCCATGGCTCGCGGCCTGGCACGGTCGCCCACATGTACAAGCAGAAGTTTGGCTTCAAAGACTGCTACGTGGCGGACTTGAATGCGATCGCTGACACGCATCTCGACGCATCCTCGATTGAGGCGATCGCGGTTCATGGCTTGAATGTCTGGCTCGACTCTGGAGTTGGCTCAGTCGAGACCTATCGCGAACATCAAAGCCTCTTACGAGATCTATCTCCCTATCGCTGGATTGTCGCGCTCGAGTCTCTGGAAAGTTGGGCTGCGCTCGAGCAGTTGCTCGCAGCGATCGGACCAGATCGATTCGTCTTTAGTCTTGACTTGATGGCTGGATCGCCGCTTTGCGAGGAAGATGAATTCCGTGGAATGAGTGCCGAGCAGATCGCCGATCAGGCCATTCAGCTAGGAGTGAAGTCGGTGATTGTCTTGGATCTGGCTTCGGTTGGAGTTGGGAAGGGGAGTCGGACTGAGCCTTTGATTGCGAATCTTGTGGCTCGCCATCCTGATGTGATGTGGATCGGCGGAGGCGGGGCTCGCAGGCTGAAAGATGTCGAGCCGTTGTATACCGCCGGGGCCAAGCGAGTTTTGGTGGCTTCGGCATTGCTCGACGGTCGAATCACTCCTCAATTCGTGGACTGACCGATTATTTTTGCGAGCGACGCAAAAAATTTACTGCCGCGAGCTGGGGGCAAGCTGGGTAAATCAGAGCTGGTGAGAGACCTTAAGCAACGGCTGTGTTGCGTTAAATCTCATCTCGGCGATAGTTGTTAGCTGGTCCGTTCCCCTTAGGACGGTGCAATGGAGATGAGTTTTCCGCAATTTGCCGGTTGTGATTGATTGGCAAGCTGCAGTTGATCGATCCTAGATGGGGGAGTTCCCGCACGCTGTTTTAAGTGGCGGAATCTCCCCTTGCTGAGTCAACTGAAGCCATTATGATTTGTGGAGTCGAGCTGGTTACCCCACCATGCACTGATTGTTCTGGAAAGATTGACCCGGGCAGGCACGCCGCATCGACGTTGGCACGCCTCGCTCATCGGTTGCTACTATCTTTCACTCGGAAACAAACGCAGAGCACGCACCCAGTTTCTCCGAGATTTTTCCCAAAGAGAATATGCATCGGGGGACATTCGACTTTGACATTGTGATAGTTTTCACAATGCCCTCCTTGCAAGTGTGTTGAACCATAGCCTCCCAAGCGGGAGTGAGGCCCAAGATGCCACGCCGGATCACGATTAGCAAAGGCTTGGATCTGCCGATTGCAGGCAAGCCGAAACAGTCGGTGGAAGAGATCGCGGACGTCCGAAAGGTTGCCCTTTTAGGTCGCGATTACATCGGTATGAAGCCGACCATGTTGGTCACCGAAGGGGATAAGGTCAAACTTGGCCAACCCCTATTCGAAGACAAAAAGACTCCCGGCGTACTCTACACGTCGCCAGTCGCCGGCAAAGTGGTTGAAGTCAACCGCGGCGCCAAACGTAAATTCATCTCAGTCGTGGTCGAGGCCGAAGGAGACGACAAGATCGCCTTCGCTTCGTACACCGACAAGCATCTGTCGCAGCTGGAACGCTCCAAGGTTGAAGAAAACCTGGTTCAGTCCGGTCTTTGGACAGCGTTTCGTACGCGTCCTTACGGCAAGATCCCAGGCCTGGGAACTTCGCCGCGATCGATCTTTGTCACCGCGATCGATACCAATCCCCTGGCTGCCGATCCGGCACCGATTATTAAGGGGAACGAAATCGAGTTCAGTGCGGGTCTGGAAGTGCTTAGCACCCTGACCGAAGGCAAAGTGTTCGTCAGCCAGGCTCCTGGTGCGGCACTGCCAGGTTCGGAACTCGAATTCGTCGAAGCTGCTGAATTCTCGGGTAAGCACCCAGCAGGGCTGCCGGGCACCCACATCCACTTCCTCGATCCAGCGGGTCCAGGGCGTGTGGTCTGGTACATCGGTTACCAGGATGTGATCGCCATTGGCCACCTGTTCCGTACCGGCGAACTTGATACGCGCCGCGTCATCTCTTTGGCTGGTCCAGGCGTTGAAAACCCACGCTTGGTGAAGGCTCCTATCGGTGCGAGCATCGAAGAGCTGACCAAGACCGGCATGAAGGAAGGCACCATGCGGAAGATTTCCGGATCGGTGCTGTGTGGTTATCAGGCCGAAGGGGCGGAAGCTTACCTCGGTCGTTTCCATACGCAGGTTTCGGTTCTGGAAGAAGGCCTGCAGCGAGAGCTGATGGGCTGGTTGGCTCCTGGCTTCAAGAAGTTCTCGGTGAAGTCGGTGTTCGCATCGTTCCTTTCGCCAGGCGAGCTTGATATGACCACCACCGCCAACGGTAGCCACCGTGCGATCGTGCCGATCGAGACCTACGAATCGATCATGCCGCTGGACATCGAACCGACGGCACTTCTGAAGTCGCTTATTGTTGAAGATACCGATTCCGCTCAGGCCCTCGGCTGCTTGGAATTGGAAGAAGAAGACATCGCCCTCTGTACGTTTGTGGACATTGGGAAACACGATTTCGGTACCATTCTGCGGAAGAACCTGAACCGCATTGAAGCCGAAGGATAGCCATGAAATTTTTACGCGGAATGCTCGATAAGGTCGAACCAATGTTCCTCGAAGGAGGAAAGTTGGAACGGCTCTATCCGCTGTACGAAGCGGCGGATACGTTTTTGTACACGCCACCGGATCGTGCCAAGGGTCTGACCCACGTGCGCGACGGGTTGGATCTCAAGCGAACGATGATCTTCGTCGTTTTGGCCCTGATTCCATGTATTTACATGGCCCTGTGGAACACCGGGTATCAGGCCAATCTGGAAATCTACGAACACGGCGCGAAGCCGATCGAAGATTTCCACGAGACGATCTTCAAGATGACCGGCCTGGAGCATGATCCTGCGAGTTGGATCAGCAACGTTGTGCTGGGTGCGATCTTCTTCCTGCCGGTGTACATCGTCACGATGACCGTCGGTGGTACGATCGAATTGATCTTCAGCATCGTTCGTAAGCACGAAATCAACGAAGGCTTTCTGGTCTCGGGGATGCTGTTCCCGCTGATTCTGCCGCCGACCATCCCATTGTGGCAGGTCGCTGTTGGTATCGGCTTCGGCATCCTGGTTGGCAAGGAAGTGTTCGGTGGTACCGGTAAGAACTTCCTCAACCCGGCTTTGACTGCTCGTGCGTTTCTGTACTTCGCTCATGCGGGGAACATGATCGGCGACAAGGTCTGGACCGCGGTTTCGCCGGATGGCTTCTCGGGGGCAACCACCCTCGGTGTGGTCGCCACGGCAGGTACCGGTGCTTTCGCAGACGTGAAAACGATGAGTGACGCACTGACGCACGTCGATGGCCACGGCATCACCTGGAACGACGCCTTCATGGGCTGGATTCAAGGTTCGATGGGGGAAACCTCGGTGCTGGCATGTTTGCTCGGTGCTGCGTTCCTGATCGCGACGGGCATCGGCTCGTGGCGAATCATGGCGGGCTGCTTGATCGGTGCGGTAGGTATCTCGAC harbors:
- a CDS encoding prenyltransferase/squalene oxidase repeat-containing protein — its product is MQANTTTASGDTTSHETASTAAPIRFRFRKLVLMTMDHIKGGISFFTSAAIHFVLLIVLALWVVPAGPDGNANTITLLPYEQEPADLSIQQTMTPIEISQAQDAIEQEVQADSAAIGELAKLIEPMPSQSATSAQAATLQLTSELQKNLPWNQAVPARNGGGFQGRSGDLQKQLLAARGGSPATEDAVERALRWIAAHQLPDGSWSFNHHEVEVGKLSPNPGESLTKTGATGLALLPFLGKGYTHMNENPYRDHIERGLYYLKANQIVGPNGGDLQDGSMYGHGLATLALCEAYAMTEDPSLLPDASQAIRFIEYAQHNQGGWRYIPKQPGDISVFGWQLMALKSGLLGGIKVDSSTIGMAEFWLDSVQLADGAYYGYQAPGKLPSTTSIGLLSRMYLGWSKDDPRMHKGVDFLSDEGPSKLDMYYNYYATNVLCHYGGPQWEGWNDELKAYLIKTQSRKGFTTGSWYFEEKHSKVGGRLYVTCLAAMILEVYYRHMPLYSEKSLDFTF
- a CDS encoding HisA/HisF-related TIM barrel protein, yielding MTSLSNDPSSFWYSAILPVIDLQFGCAVRGFAGRRNEYMPVMSPHFHGSRPGTVAHMYKQKFGFKDCYVADLNAIADTHLDASSIEAIAVHGLNVWLDSGVGSVETYREHQSLLRDLSPYRWIVALESLESWAALEQLLAAIGPDRFVFSLDLMAGSPLCEEDEFRGMSAEQIADQAIQLGVKSVIVLDLASVGVGKGSRTEPLIANLVARHPDVMWIGGGGARRLKDVEPLYTAGAKRVLVASALLDGRITPQFVD
- a CDS encoding Na(+)-translocating NADH-quinone reductase subunit A; translated protein: MPRRITISKGLDLPIAGKPKQSVEEIADVRKVALLGRDYIGMKPTMLVTEGDKVKLGQPLFEDKKTPGVLYTSPVAGKVVEVNRGAKRKFISVVVEAEGDDKIAFASYTDKHLSQLERSKVEENLVQSGLWTAFRTRPYGKIPGLGTSPRSIFVTAIDTNPLAADPAPIIKGNEIEFSAGLEVLSTLTEGKVFVSQAPGAALPGSELEFVEAAEFSGKHPAGLPGTHIHFLDPAGPGRVVWYIGYQDVIAIGHLFRTGELDTRRVISLAGPGVENPRLVKAPIGASIEELTKTGMKEGTMRKISGSVLCGYQAEGAEAYLGRFHTQVSVLEEGLQRELMGWLAPGFKKFSVKSVFASFLSPGELDMTTTANGSHRAIVPIETYESIMPLDIEPTALLKSLIVEDTDSAQALGCLELEEEDIALCTFVDIGKHDFGTILRKNLNRIEAEG
- a CDS encoding NADH:ubiquinone reductase (Na(+)-transporting) subunit B; this encodes MKFLRGMLDKVEPMFLEGGKLERLYPLYEAADTFLYTPPDRAKGLTHVRDGLDLKRTMIFVVLALIPCIYMALWNTGYQANLEIYEHGAKPIEDFHETIFKMTGLEHDPASWISNVVLGAIFFLPVYIVTMTVGGTIELIFSIVRKHEINEGFLVSGMLFPLILPPTIPLWQVAVGIGFGILVGKEVFGGTGKNFLNPALTARAFLYFAHAGNMIGDKVWTAVSPDGFSGATTLGVVATAGTGAFADVKTMSDALTHVDGHGITWNDAFMGWIQGSMGETSVLACLLGAAFLIATGIGSWRIMAGCLIGAVGISTIFWASASEGAVLFGMAPWWHLVVGGLAFGIVFMATDPVSASMTRTGKWFYGILIGVMTILIRSINPAFPEGIMLAILFGNVMAPLIDYFVLQANINRRKARYAT